A DNA window from Altererythrobacter sp. B11 contains the following coding sequences:
- a CDS encoding VOC family protein: protein MTQVVHSVGPKRAMWTHIALAVKDVDATVAWYEKFTHMRTLRRREDDDGKNAWLADPDEKERAFVLVIGQFFEGKDPFAPQPHPPLGPFAHIGIELPTREAVDAVAALGKEDGCLALGPMQFPKEDVGYICFLKDPDGNTIEFSYDQGVFETARDKWQVSV, encoded by the coding sequence GTGACCCAGGTTGTCCATTCCGTTGGCCCCAAGCGTGCGATGTGGACCCATATTGCGCTCGCTGTGAAAGACGTGGATGCCACGGTCGCATGGTACGAAAAGTTCACCCATATGCGCACGCTGCGGCGGCGCGAGGATGATGATGGCAAGAATGCCTGGCTTGCCGATCCGGACGAGAAGGAACGCGCATTTGTGCTGGTTATCGGCCAGTTCTTCGAAGGCAAGGATCCTTTCGCTCCGCAACCCCATCCTCCGCTTGGGCCGTTCGCGCATATCGGCATCGAACTGCCGACGCGTGAAGCGGTCGATGCCGTGGCGGCATTGGGCAAGGAAGACGGATGCCTGGCGCTCGGCCCGATGCAGTTCCCCAAGGAAGATGTCGGCTACATCTGCTTCCTGAAGGACCCGGACGGGAACACGATCGAGTTTTCGTACGATCAGGGCGTCTTCGAAACTGCGCGCGATAAATGGCAGGTTTCCGTTTGA
- a CDS encoding LysR family transcriptional regulator → MELRHLQHFVALAQEMHFSRAAERVSIVQSALSTSIAMLEEELGVRLFHRTTRQVRLTPSGEAFYEKAILTLSAARDARRSVASVRDLQSGSLVVGTVQTLPAFLDLPAILAAFHMAYPGIQVRLRQGNKLDMPAQLLAGELDLAITSMMDCPRRLQMRVLGDEPMVLVCAAGHEMARHKRIGVEALSHLDFVDFQPGWGTRPIIDSHWKDLPERRVVFEVSDLDTMLDLVRRGLGVAIVPRRNATEADGALAAVELIGAPIRWGMVLMHRKEEDAAVSAFLNLPGLEPATARAT, encoded by the coding sequence GTGGAACTGCGCCACCTTCAGCACTTCGTCGCACTGGCACAGGAGATGCATTTCTCCAGAGCGGCCGAACGGGTCAGCATCGTGCAGTCGGCACTGTCTACCAGTATCGCAATGTTAGAGGAGGAGCTGGGCGTCCGCCTGTTTCATCGCACAACCAGGCAGGTGAGGCTCACGCCGTCCGGGGAGGCATTCTACGAGAAGGCGATCCTGACGCTCAGCGCTGCACGGGATGCAAGGAGGTCCGTGGCTTCGGTACGTGATTTGCAGTCAGGTAGTCTGGTCGTGGGGACGGTGCAAACACTGCCTGCCTTCCTCGATCTGCCCGCGATCCTGGCTGCGTTCCATATGGCCTATCCCGGAATCCAGGTGCGGCTGCGCCAGGGCAATAAGCTGGATATGCCGGCGCAATTGCTGGCCGGCGAACTGGACCTTGCCATAACCTCAATGATGGATTGCCCGCGGCGCCTTCAAATGCGTGTGCTCGGCGATGAACCGATGGTGCTGGTCTGTGCGGCCGGCCATGAAATGGCGCGGCATAAGCGCATCGGGGTCGAAGCGCTTTCGCATCTGGATTTTGTAGATTTCCAACCCGGATGGGGAACAAGGCCGATCATCGATAGCCACTGGAAAGATCTCCCGGAGCGGCGCGTAGTCTTCGAGGTGAGCGATCTCGACACCATGCTGGATCTGGTTCGGCGCGGTCTGGGTGTCGCTATCGTTCCCCGCCGCAACGCGACTGAGGCCGACGGGGCTCTGGCGGCGGTCGAACTGATCGGTGCGCCAATCCGCTGGGGCATGGTCTTGATGCACCGGAAGGAAGAGGATGCGGCCGTATCCGCCTTTCTCAATCTTCCGGGGCTGGAACCGGCCACCGCACGGGCTACTTAG
- a CDS encoding alpha-1,4-glucan--maltose-1-phosphate maltosyltransferase: MPASPISLLRLREKLAVDQPDNIQDILRQAAALGYEGVLLPGTLSLHSPDLDRVARLADHARQAGGKPIVTVDLAAFPLTHPAVSDHPDLFVSRRQGQDAGAVDPRHPLPPSGEARARLHAPEAVDALGEVVGGALARLVTDSAASGVLVRGGSRMNPQLLATVLTQASHANPDLIVLLEGIPSDSDAAERLIAAGSSGFLFDIAEPVSPALLDKLSQLRARVPLLCDASTNLPVAAVVGSGILAPQDWLANEGGREALARAQRILAEARSYPGELRSIAPSSRVIALLAAERADLRTSDKALIIVANTTNETQPIPDRAQISATTGAFSPADWGNDLAPHEVRLLHVNRQAPIQSKVDAGAVNEAARGARLVIDRVEPTVDGGAFPIKRVVGEAIPVEATIFADGHELLAAELHWRAADETEWRSVRMEPLANDRWRSALTPERLGRHEFAIEAWLDRFGAFQRDFSKKVAAGVAQPVDRAEGQALVERALARSSGDLARELKKRVRQLGGAEEESATELLLSHELRDLMDRADDRPHKLTTPSFPLEAERIEARFSSWYEIFPRSMTDDPARHGTFADVVNHLPRIRGMGFDTLYFPPIHPIGRTNRKGPNNTLTPGPDDPGSPYAIGSAEGGHDAIHPELGSFEDFDRLVRAAAEHGLEIALDFAIQASPDHPWLKEHPGWFAWLPDGSMKYAENPPKKYQDIVNVDFYGPDAVPGLWEALRDVVLLWVSHGVKTFRVDNPHTKPLPFWEWMIGEVRAQHPEVIFLSEAFTRPAMMYRLAKAGFSQSYTYFTWRDRKQELTEYITELTEEAPKEFYRPHFFVNTPDINPFFLQTGGRPAHRIRAVLAATLSGLWGVYSGFELCDATPLGPGKEEYLDSEKFQIRVRDWQAPGNIIEDITTLNQLRRTYAALQTHLNTRFYVAHDDNVIWYGKPSGPANAPLGEMIMVMVNLDPHQAHGCDFEVPLWEFALPDHGTLAVEDLVGGYRFDWQGKIQNITLSPDEPYRIWRLSLAGGAA, encoded by the coding sequence TTGCCGGCATCGCCGATATCCCTGTTGCGCCTTCGCGAAAAACTTGCGGTAGATCAGCCGGATAATATCCAAGACATTCTGCGCCAGGCGGCCGCGCTGGGGTATGAAGGCGTGCTGCTGCCGGGCACATTGTCGCTGCACAGCCCGGATCTCGACCGGGTCGCTCGATTGGCCGACCATGCCCGGCAGGCGGGGGGCAAACCGATCGTCACGGTCGATCTCGCCGCTTTCCCGCTGACCCATCCGGCAGTGTCGGACCATCCCGACCTGTTCGTGAGCCGACGCCAGGGGCAGGACGCGGGAGCCGTGGACCCTCGCCACCCCCTGCCGCCTTCCGGCGAAGCGAGGGCGCGCCTGCACGCCCCTGAGGCCGTCGATGCTCTCGGCGAAGTCGTAGGAGGTGCGCTGGCGCGGCTTGTGACCGACAGCGCTGCAAGCGGCGTGTTGGTTCGTGGCGGGAGCCGAATGAACCCGCAACTCCTTGCCACCGTTCTGACGCAAGCCAGCCACGCGAACCCCGATCTGATCGTCCTGCTCGAAGGCATCCCCTCTGATAGCGACGCTGCGGAGCGCCTGATTGCGGCGGGCAGCAGCGGCTTCCTATTTGATATTGCCGAACCGGTCAGCCCCGCGCTGCTCGATAAGCTCAGCCAGCTGCGAGCCCGCGTACCCCTGCTGTGCGACGCCTCCACCAACCTTCCCGTGGCAGCGGTGGTCGGCAGCGGGATCCTTGCGCCGCAGGATTGGCTCGCCAACGAAGGCGGGCGCGAGGCGCTGGCCCGGGCACAGCGAATCCTCGCAGAAGCGCGCAGCTATCCGGGCGAGCTCCGCTCCATTGCACCATCCTCCCGCGTGATCGCTTTGCTGGCGGCCGAACGAGCGGATCTTCGCACATCCGACAAGGCCCTGATCATAGTCGCCAATACGACAAACGAGACCCAGCCCATTCCTGATCGCGCACAGATATCCGCCACGACCGGCGCGTTTAGCCCCGCTGACTGGGGGAATGATCTGGCGCCGCACGAGGTTCGCCTGCTGCATGTAAATCGCCAGGCTCCGATCCAGAGCAAAGTCGACGCGGGCGCGGTGAACGAGGCTGCGCGGGGAGCGAGGCTAGTCATTGATCGGGTCGAACCGACGGTCGACGGCGGGGCCTTCCCCATCAAGCGAGTGGTTGGAGAGGCCATCCCGGTCGAGGCGACGATCTTCGCCGACGGTCACGAGCTTCTCGCCGCCGAACTTCACTGGCGCGCCGCAGATGAAACTGAGTGGCGTAGCGTCCGGATGGAGCCGCTGGCCAATGACCGGTGGCGGAGCGCGCTCACTCCCGAACGGCTCGGCCGGCACGAATTCGCAATCGAAGCATGGCTGGACCGCTTTGGCGCCTTCCAGCGCGATTTTTCGAAGAAGGTCGCCGCCGGCGTCGCCCAGCCCGTGGACCGCGCCGAAGGGCAGGCACTGGTCGAACGCGCCCTCGCCCGAAGCAGCGGCGATCTTGCCCGTGAGTTGAAGAAGCGCGTCAGGCAGCTCGGCGGAGCGGAAGAGGAGAGCGCGACCGAACTGCTGCTATCGCACGAACTGCGGGACCTGATGGACCGGGCGGATGATCGGCCCCACAAGCTGACCACACCTTCGTTCCCGCTCGAAGCCGAGCGGATCGAAGCGCGCTTCTCCAGCTGGTATGAGATTTTCCCGCGTTCGATGACGGATGATCCCGCGCGGCACGGCACCTTCGCCGACGTCGTGAACCACCTCCCCCGCATCCGCGGGATGGGCTTCGACACGCTGTATTTCCCGCCGATTCACCCGATCGGCCGGACCAACCGCAAGGGTCCCAACAACACGCTCACGCCCGGCCCGGATGATCCGGGAAGCCCCTATGCGATCGGCAGCGCCGAGGGGGGCCATGATGCGATACACCCGGAGCTCGGCAGCTTCGAGGACTTCGATCGACTTGTTCGCGCCGCGGCTGAGCATGGGCTGGAGATCGCACTCGACTTTGCCATCCAGGCTTCACCCGATCACCCGTGGTTGAAGGAACACCCGGGATGGTTCGCCTGGCTGCCGGATGGCAGCATGAAATACGCGGAAAACCCGCCCAAGAAGTATCAGGACATCGTGAATGTCGATTTCTACGGTCCGGACGCAGTGCCCGGATTGTGGGAGGCGCTGCGGGATGTGGTGCTGCTGTGGGTGAGCCATGGCGTGAAGACGTTCCGGGTGGACAATCCCCACACCAAGCCCCTGCCCTTCTGGGAATGGATGATCGGCGAGGTTCGCGCGCAGCACCCGGAGGTCATCTTCCTGTCGGAAGCCTTCACCCGGCCGGCCATGATGTATCGCCTGGCCAAGGCGGGATTCAGCCAGAGCTATACCTATTTCACCTGGCGCGACCGCAAGCAGGAACTCACGGAGTACATCACCGAGCTGACGGAAGAGGCGCCGAAGGAATTCTACCGGCCACACTTTTTCGTGAACACGCCGGATATCAATCCCTTCTTCCTGCAGACCGGCGGCCGCCCTGCCCATCGCATCCGGGCAGTGCTGGCGGCCACGCTTTCCGGCCTGTGGGGCGTCTATTCCGGCTTCGAACTGTGCGACGCCACACCGCTGGGCCCGGGCAAGGAGGAGTATCTCGATTCCGAGAAATTCCAGATCCGGGTCCGCGACTGGCAGGCGCCCGGCAATATCATCGAGGATATCACCACGCTCAACCAGCTACGCCGCACCTATGCTGCCCTGCAGACCCACCTCAACACACGCTTCTACGTCGCGCATGATGACAATGTCATCTGGTACGGAAAACCGTCCGGACCGGCCAACGCGCCGCTCGGCGAGATGATCATGGTGATGGTCAATCTCGACCCGCACCAGGCCCACGGCTGCGATTTCGAGGTTCCACTGTGGGAATTCGCCCTTCCCGACCACGGCACGCTTGCAGTGGAAGATCTGGTCGGCGGCTATCGGTTCGACTGGCAGGGCAAAATCCAGAACATCACCCTTTCGCCCGATGAGCCTTACCGGATCTGGCGACTTTCGCTTGCGGGAGGCGCAGCATGA
- a CDS encoding MFS transporter, with amino-acid sequence MAWARDTSHVIAERGPKTAFARPTFHSHLDRRVGVVVASTVGNAVSLSPVFLSVFGVAMVPIAEEFGWPRSLVAGAMALSILKSLALALGTGWLLDRYGPRRVLITAMCLYTLAIGSFALTPPAVGPFYVLFGAVCVFAAPLTSTTYAKALAGWFDRGRGTVMGIASGVGTGAGSVMFPILAGLMVTWFGWRSAFLASAGIVAFVALPMILAFFRDPPSVHGVTEGDHRVLDNSDTDFTLRQALRTRTFWALVASIGMCAGCMTAMFTQVVPVLQNSGFPMGQAVTVVSTFALVCTFAQALLGHLMDRVARPAILVPFYLLGTLGLWLTHNSETFVAMLAAGTLMGISLGAEYSALPLLLSRYFGVRHFGKIAAIVYAGVAVLIGLIPVGMNAAYDATGSYTDALIAMEIVMLFSTALILFIPSYHLPLAKITNE; translated from the coding sequence ATGGCTTGGGCGCGTGACACGAGCCATGTGATTGCCGAGCGAGGGCCGAAGACAGCCTTTGCCAGACCAACATTTCACTCGCACCTCGACCGGCGCGTCGGTGTCGTCGTGGCGTCAACGGTCGGCAATGCAGTTAGCCTGTCACCGGTTTTCCTATCTGTCTTCGGTGTTGCAATGGTTCCGATCGCCGAAGAATTCGGCTGGCCAAGGTCGCTGGTGGCCGGAGCGATGGCGCTCTCGATCCTGAAGTCGCTTGCGCTTGCACTTGGAACGGGATGGCTGCTCGACCGGTATGGCCCGAGGCGGGTGCTGATCACGGCGATGTGCCTGTACACGCTCGCGATCGGCTCTTTCGCTCTGACCCCGCCGGCGGTCGGACCTTTCTATGTGCTTTTTGGTGCCGTGTGCGTCTTCGCCGCTCCGCTTACGAGTACCACATATGCCAAGGCCCTCGCCGGCTGGTTCGACCGCGGGAGAGGCACCGTCATGGGCATTGCGTCAGGCGTCGGAACGGGGGCGGGCTCGGTGATGTTTCCTATCCTCGCAGGACTGATGGTAACCTGGTTCGGCTGGCGAAGTGCGTTTCTCGCCTCGGCCGGAATTGTCGCTTTCGTAGCGCTGCCGATGATCTTGGCGTTTTTCAGAGATCCGCCTTCTGTTCATGGCGTGACCGAGGGCGATCATCGCGTGTTGGACAACAGCGACACCGATTTCACGCTCAGACAAGCCCTACGCACGCGCACCTTCTGGGCCTTGGTAGCGAGCATCGGGATGTGTGCTGGCTGCATGACGGCGATGTTCACGCAGGTCGTGCCGGTTCTGCAGAATTCGGGTTTTCCAATGGGTCAGGCCGTGACCGTCGTTTCCACCTTCGCGCTGGTCTGCACCTTCGCGCAGGCTCTGCTCGGACATCTGATGGATCGTGTCGCGCGTCCGGCGATATTGGTGCCTTTCTACCTGCTGGGTACGCTGGGCCTGTGGCTCACTCACAATTCGGAGACATTTGTGGCAATGCTTGCCGCCGGCACGCTGATGGGCATCAGTCTGGGTGCCGAATATAGCGCTCTGCCGCTGTTGCTTTCGCGCTATTTTGGGGTGCGCCATTTCGGAAAGATCGCTGCGATAGTCTACGCAGGCGTCGCCGTACTAATTGGCCTGATACCCGTAGGCATGAATGCGGCATACGATGCCACAGGGTCTTACACCGATGCACTTATCGCGATGGAAATAGTCATGCTATTTTCTACAGCGCTTATTCTCTTCATTCCTTCGTACCACCTCCCTCTCGCCAAGATCACCAACGAATAG
- a CDS encoding aldo/keto reductase: MTSITAKQLPVRPLGRTGMDITRVGFGAWAIGGPDWAVGWGPQDDEASIAAICHAVSRGINWIDTAAIYGLGHSEEIVGRALTQIPAGEKPFVFTKCGQVWDPEDRNSKFRVGKAASIKAECEASLRRLGVERIDLYQMHWPAEDGTEVEEYWQAMLDLQAEGKVRAVGLSNHQVPLLERAEALGHVDTLQPGLSAIHRGAAERELGWCTDHGTGVIVYSPMQSGLLTGKFSAERVASLPDSDWRSRHPDFTIHLQRNLHVVEAMRPVAERHDTSVAAVAICWALAWKAVTGAIVGARGPEQVDGWLDAAWLELTETDLREIGEAIISSGAGEGPAFPV; this comes from the coding sequence ATGACGTCGATAACCGCAAAGCAGCTTCCTGTTCGTCCGCTCGGCCGCACGGGTATGGACATCACCCGCGTAGGATTCGGCGCCTGGGCGATTGGCGGACCGGACTGGGCCGTGGGCTGGGGACCGCAGGACGACGAGGCCTCCATTGCGGCAATCTGCCACGCAGTTTCGCGAGGAATAAACTGGATCGACACCGCAGCGATCTACGGCCTTGGGCACTCGGAAGAAATCGTTGGGCGTGCTCTGACGCAGATCCCCGCAGGCGAGAAGCCCTTCGTCTTCACCAAATGCGGTCAGGTCTGGGATCCCGAGGATCGGAACAGCAAATTCCGGGTGGGCAAGGCTGCCAGCATCAAAGCCGAGTGCGAGGCATCGCTGCGGCGGCTCGGCGTGGAGCGGATCGATCTTTACCAGATGCACTGGCCTGCCGAGGACGGGACCGAAGTGGAAGAGTACTGGCAGGCAATGCTCGACCTTCAGGCCGAGGGCAAGGTCCGGGCCGTCGGGCTGTCGAACCACCAGGTGCCGCTGCTCGAAAGAGCCGAAGCGCTGGGACATGTCGATACGCTGCAACCTGGCCTGTCCGCAATTCATCGCGGCGCTGCCGAACGGGAACTGGGATGGTGCACGGACCATGGCACCGGCGTCATCGTCTATAGCCCGATGCAGTCGGGCCTGCTGACCGGCAAATTCAGCGCAGAGCGGGTCGCCAGCCTGCCCGACAGCGACTGGCGTTCCCGCCATCCCGACTTCACCATTCACCTTCAGCGTAATCTTCACGTCGTCGAGGCGATGCGGCCGGTGGCCGAGCGCCACGATACAAGCGTTGCCGCCGTCGCGATCTGTTGGGCCTTGGCATGGAAAGCGGTGACCGGAGCCATTGTCGGAGCGCGAGGCCCCGAGCAGGTCGATGGCTGGCTCGATGCGGCATGGCTTGAGCTGACCGAAACCGACCTGCGCGAAATTGGCGAAGCGATAATCTCCAGCGGGGCAGGCGAAGGTCCGGCTTTCCCCGTCTGA
- a CDS encoding DUF2934 domain-containing protein: protein MNDRDEQIRARAYEIWENEGRPEGRSAEHWRMAADEFASVDTAGQPKASRRAPTSRSKKPVADSTPADQVAAAPTGRTAGKDTAKQPRKPTARKAPKT, encoded by the coding sequence GTGAATGACCGGGACGAGCAAATCCGCGCGCGCGCATATGAAATCTGGGAGAATGAAGGGCGGCCCGAGGGCCGCTCAGCCGAGCACTGGCGGATGGCAGCGGATGAATTCGCGAGCGTGGACACCGCAGGGCAGCCCAAGGCCTCGCGCCGTGCCCCCACATCTCGGAGCAAAAAGCCCGTGGCCGACAGCACGCCCGCAGATCAGGTAGCCGCCGCCCCGACAGGCCGGACCGCCGGCAAGGACACGGCAAAGCAGCCGCGCAAACCCACCGCCAGGAAGGCGCCAAAGACCTAA
- a CDS encoding TauD/TfdA family dioxygenase, giving the protein MNGSTIFDPIPSPVAWRGDEIADQTEWIYRLSPAELTELEEVGSRFLDDNPDLRTVQADDYPLQICSAGLREWGKTMDRGRGFLLVRGLRTTHYSDALSASIFFLLGLHLGQPMRQNEVGDMVQHVLATSDRKYNEPGTSSLRIRDGLSYHSDSSDVVALMCLRSAKSGGASSLVSAATLYNEVLRRRQDLTPLLFEPWYNDWRKQDPDAPENTYTSPMMSRVDGVFSAYIGAPIIRSAQRYPEVPRLTRDQLDLLELLDEICLEPGIALHMDFQPGDMQWLLNYAALHSRTEFEDHPEPQRRRHLLRLWLKREVQRPLVPHFGRHVVRDRGQMRGEEVPAETQKFRITQAAIPRLDWGNI; this is encoded by the coding sequence ATGAACGGTAGCACGATTTTCGACCCCATTCCCTCTCCCGTTGCGTGGCGTGGAGACGAAATTGCAGACCAAACGGAGTGGATATACCGGCTTTCGCCTGCCGAGTTGACCGAACTCGAAGAGGTTGGCAGTCGCTTTCTCGATGATAACCCTGATCTGCGCACGGTCCAGGCCGACGACTATCCTCTGCAGATCTGCTCGGCGGGACTCCGCGAATGGGGGAAGACAATGGACCGTGGTCGCGGCTTTTTGCTGGTCCGCGGCCTTCGGACGACACATTATTCCGATGCTCTGAGCGCCTCGATTTTCTTCCTGCTGGGGCTGCACCTGGGCCAGCCCATGCGGCAGAATGAAGTCGGTGACATGGTTCAACATGTGTTGGCGACATCGGACCGTAAATATAACGAGCCGGGCACCAGCAGCCTGAGGATTCGCGACGGCCTCAGCTACCATTCGGACAGCTCCGATGTTGTGGCGCTGATGTGCCTGCGCTCGGCCAAGTCCGGCGGAGCGAGTAGCCTCGTCAGCGCCGCAACGCTGTATAACGAGGTTCTGCGTCGACGACAGGATCTCACCCCGCTGCTCTTCGAGCCTTGGTACAATGACTGGCGCAAGCAGGATCCCGACGCTCCTGAGAATACCTATACATCTCCGATGATGAGCCGGGTGGACGGTGTTTTCTCGGCCTATATCGGGGCACCGATCATCCGCTCGGCCCAGCGCTATCCCGAGGTTCCGCGGCTGACCCGCGATCAGCTCGACCTGCTCGAGCTGCTCGACGAGATTTGCTTGGAACCGGGAATTGCTCTGCACATGGATTTCCAGCCGGGCGATATGCAGTGGCTTCTCAACTATGCGGCGCTTCACAGCCGCACCGAGTTCGAGGACCACCCCGAACCGCAAAGGCGCCGCCATTTGCTGCGTCTGTGGCTCAAACGTGAAGTTCAGCGCCCGCTGGTGCCCCACTTCGGACGCCACGTCGTACGCGACCGCGGACAGATGCGCGGTGAGGAAGTCCCAGCTGAGACGCAGAAGTTCCGCATAACGCAGGCAGCAATCCCCCGCCTCGATTGGGGCAACATCTGA
- a CDS encoding AEC family transporter, which translates to MLFLDIFLVILPVFLVIGAGAAAASFGPFTQDFIEGLMAFAQSIAIPCLLFTTMARIDLSQSFDTGLIVSFYLAAGVCFLLGIFSSRALFNHQPDRSVALGFSSMYTNALLLGLPITAVAFGRDATSSNFAIIAFQAPVCYLIGVSAMEAANSGGRGLLRTAATTVFRILRQPHIFSLLAGLGLNLISVNLPDYLARPLDMLGDAALPVALFALGGILIRYPLRGSWRETGMVVIIALVINPALTLIFARWFGLTQAALNSAVLTAAMAPGMNTYMFANIYRTARDVTANALLVGTAISAITTPLWIIILTT; encoded by the coding sequence TTGCTTTTCCTCGACATATTTCTCGTCATACTACCGGTTTTTCTCGTAATCGGGGCCGGTGCGGCGGCCGCATCCTTCGGCCCGTTCACGCAGGACTTCATCGAAGGGCTGATGGCGTTTGCCCAGTCCATCGCGATCCCCTGCCTGCTCTTCACTACGATGGCGAGGATCGATCTGTCGCAGAGTTTCGATACCGGGCTGATCGTGTCTTTCTATCTCGCGGCAGGGGTATGTTTCCTTCTCGGCATCTTTTCGTCGAGAGCTCTTTTCAACCATCAGCCGGACCGTTCGGTGGCGCTCGGATTCTCATCCATGTATACGAATGCTCTGCTGCTGGGCCTGCCCATCACGGCAGTGGCATTCGGCAGAGACGCTACTTCAAGCAATTTCGCCATCATCGCCTTCCAGGCACCGGTCTGCTACCTCATCGGTGTCAGCGCAATGGAAGCTGCCAATTCGGGCGGGCGAGGACTGCTGCGCACGGCAGCCACAACGGTATTCCGAATTCTGCGCCAGCCTCACATATTTTCGCTATTGGCGGGGCTGGGATTGAACCTGATTTCCGTCAACCTTCCCGACTATCTGGCAAGACCCCTCGATATGTTGGGCGATGCCGCGCTTCCGGTCGCGCTCTTTGCGCTAGGCGGAATACTAATTCGCTATCCGCTACGCGGTTCGTGGCGTGAGACGGGGATGGTGGTGATTATCGCGCTGGTGATCAATCCTGCCCTGACCTTGATATTCGCGCGCTGGTTCGGACTCACCCAGGCAGCACTCAACTCGGCGGTCCTGACCGCAGCGATGGCTCCGGGCATGAACACATACATGTTCGCCAACATCTACCGAACCGCACGCGATGTAACGGCAAATGCACTGCTCGTGGGCACCGCCATTTCCGCAATTACCACTCCGCTATGGATCATCATTCTGACCACCTGA
- a CDS encoding IS3 family transposase (programmed frameshift): protein MKKTRKRYSADFKAKVALEALRGDLTLAELAAKHGIHHTMIAAWKRQAVEGMGSTFSGAGDAAKAASEAEVEKLHAKIGQLVVERDFLGQSLRSMSVARRRSMIEPAHHRLSIAAQCRLLSISRSSYYYAPVPETDETLALMRMIDAAFLDMPWYGSRQMVRHLRREGHDVGRRRVRRLMAKMGLSPIYQRPRTSDPNPQHRIYPYLLRKLVIERPNQVWCADVTYIPMRRGFLYLVAVMDWATRKVLAWRLSNTMDAGFCVAALEDALARFGKPEIFNTDQGSQFTSFAFTSVLRNAEVKISMDGRGRWMDNVFIERLWRSLKYECVYLHAFETGSELRTGLRRWITYYNTQRPHSGLAGRTPAEAYGRISEPDHGGHAPHDLTTRLAA from the exons ATGAAGAAGACGAGGAAGCGGTACAGCGCAGATTTCAAGGCGAAGGTGGCGCTGGAGGCGCTCCGGGGTGACCTGACCCTGGCCGAGCTGGCAGCGAAGCATGGCATCCACCATACGATGATCGCGGCCTGGAAGCGCCAGGCTGTCGAGGGAATGGGGAGCACGTTCTCCGGAGCCGGCGATGCAGCCAAGGCAGCCAGCGAGGCCGAGGTGGAGAAGCTGCACGCCAAGATCGGCCAGTTGGTCGTGGAGCGGGATTTTTTAG GCCAAAGCCTCCGGTCGATGAGCGTGGCACGGAGGCGTTCGATGATCGAACCTGCTCACCACCGGCTGTCGATTGCGGCGCAATGCCGGCTGCTGTCGATCAGCCGGTCTTCCTATTATTATGCGCCGGTGCCGGAGACCGACGAGACGCTGGCACTGATGCGGATGATCGACGCGGCGTTCCTCGACATGCCATGGTATGGTAGCCGCCAGATGGTCCGGCACCTGCGCCGCGAGGGCCACGATGTCGGCCGACGACGTGTGCGGCGGCTGATGGCGAAGATGGGCTTGTCGCCGATTTACCAGCGCCCTCGGACCAGCGATCCGAACCCGCAGCACCGGATCTATCCGTATCTTCTGCGCAAACTGGTGATCGAGCGCCCCAACCAGGTGTGGTGCGCCGATGTGACGTATATCCCGATGCGCCGGGGCTTCTTGTATCTGGTCGCGGTGATGGACTGGGCGACCCGCAAGGTGCTGGCCTGGCGGCTGTCGAATACGATGGACGCCGGCTTCTGCGTCGCCGCACTGGAAGATGCGCTGGCGCGCTTCGGTAAGCCGGAGATCTTCAATACGGATCAGGGTAGCCAGTTCACCAGCTTCGCCTTCACCAGCGTGCTGCGCAACGCAGAGGTCAAGATCAGCATGGACGGTCGAGGCCGTTGGATGGATAATGTGTTCATCGAGCGGCTGTGGCGATCTCTGAAGTATGAATGCGTCTATCTCCACGCCTTCGAGACCGGCTCGGAGCTGCGCACTGGCCTCCGGCGATGGATCACCTATTACAACACGCAGCGACCGCACTCGGGTCTCGCCGGGCGGACCCCGGCAGAGGCCTACGGGCGGATCAGCGAACCAGATCATGGGGGGCATGCCCCCCATGATCTGACGACCAGACTGGCGGCATAA